GAAAAAGAACTTTCTGCAGACAGAACGCTGGAAAATCTTTATTTAGACAATATTTCAAAGCAGATAAAGCTGAACAAAGGAAATATTTATTCAGATACAACTAAAAAACTACAGCTGTTGATCGATATCAAGCAGGATTATAAAACAATTCTGAGTGCACTAGTAAATACATTGAAAAAATATCCTGAAATTACTAATAATTCAGGCGTGAAAATTGTGATTACAGGAGGAAGACCTCAGCCGGGAGATTTTAAAAACTATCCAAGCTACCTTTATTTTGATGGAGATTTGAATAGAGACTATTCTGCTGATCAGTTAAAAAGAATCGGAATGTTCAGTGCAGATCTGCCTGAGCTGGTAAAATGGAACGGGAAAGGAATTCCGAGGGATGAAGAAACAGAAAAGATTAAAAAAGCAGTAGATAAAGCTCATGCTCAACAAAAGCCAATGCGTTTCTATGGAGCTCCTGATTTTCCCAATGCATGGGTAAACCTGATGGATATGGGCGTGGATTATATCAATACCGATCATATTCCGGATCTTAAAAAATTCATGAATACCATTCCAAAGAACTTCTACAAGAATACCAAGGAATACGCTACTTATGCACCCACCTATAAAACAGATGGCATCAGCAAAAAAGTAAAAAATGTAATTCTTCTGATTCCGGATGGAACTTCCTTGCCACAATATTATGCTGCTTTTACGGCCAATAAAGGAAAACTGAATGTTTTCAATATGAAAGCTACAGGTTTGTCTAAAACCAATTCATCCAATGCTTATATCACCGATTCAGCACCGGGATCTACAGCTTTTTCTACAGGAGTAAAAACTAAAAATACATTTGTTGGAGTAGATGGAGCAGGTAAAGCTTTGGCTCAAATTCCTGATATTATAGCAGCGAAAGGATTGGTATCCGGATTGATCTCTACCGGAGATGTAACCGATGCAACCCCGGCAGATTTCTATGCCCATTCTGATAATAGAAACAGTTCCGAACCTATTCTGAAAGATTTTGCTACTTCTAAAACCAAAATACTGATCGGAGGTCCTACCAATGGATTAACTCAGGAAACTGAACAGAAGCTTAAAGAAGCAAAAATAGATATGTATCACAATCTTAAATCCGCTGAAAAAATAAATAACAGAACACTCATTATTGATCCTCTGGCTTCACAAAGAATAACCAACGGCAGAGGAAACTGGCTGGCTGATGCTTTTGATCTTACTTTAAACGATTTAAAGAATAATAAAAAAGGGTTCTTTATGATGATAGAGGCTTCCCAAACTGATGGCGGTGGGCATAGCAACAATATCGAGCAGCTGGTGACCGAATTATTAGATTTCGACCATGTGGTAGGAAAAGCAATGAAGTTTGCTGATGAAAACAAAGAAACTCTGGTTGTGGTTGTAGGAGATCATGAAACAGGAGGTTTAACGCTTTTAGATGGCAGTCTGAAAGATGGTTGGGTGTTTGGTAATTTCAGTACCAATGACCATACTTCTATTCCATCGAGTGTTTTTGCCTATGGCCCGAACTCCAAAGAATTTACAGGGCTGTTTGAAAATACAGAGATTTTCAACAAAATTATGGCAGCATACGGTATAGAAAAATAATAAGATCCATTTAACTTTTACTTTTATAAAAATGTAGTCTTTAATATCTAAAGACTACATTTTTTATTTGCTGTAGATATCACAGCATAAAAAGCATCACCGAAAATCGCAAGATTTTCAAAACTTTAGTGTACTTCTTATGCGCAAAGCTTGTCCCTTAAAATCAACTAAAGTGTTTAAACCTTTAGTGACTTTGTGATTGGATGTTATTCACCTGATGTTTTATTTGATATTCTCTCGCAGATCGAGGAGATTTCGCAGATGGATAAAAACTTCGTTTTCATTTTGTTGCAATGGTAAGAAAATCGCAAGATTTTCAAAACTTTAGTGTACTTCTTATGC
This is a stretch of genomic DNA from Chryseobacterium tructae. It encodes these proteins:
- a CDS encoding alkaline phosphatase, giving the protein MKLSKILGLLALAIFSENQAQNYLNYNVGNAHSHNDYMQEIPFWQAYYANFGSIEADVFLVKGKLWVAHTEKELSADRTLENLYLDNISKQIKLNKGNIYSDTTKKLQLLIDIKQDYKTILSALVNTLKKYPEITNNSGVKIVITGGRPQPGDFKNYPSYLYFDGDLNRDYSADQLKRIGMFSADLPELVKWNGKGIPRDEETEKIKKAVDKAHAQQKPMRFYGAPDFPNAWVNLMDMGVDYINTDHIPDLKKFMNTIPKNFYKNTKEYATYAPTYKTDGISKKVKNVILLIPDGTSLPQYYAAFTANKGKLNVFNMKATGLSKTNSSNAYITDSAPGSTAFSTGVKTKNTFVGVDGAGKALAQIPDIIAAKGLVSGLISTGDVTDATPADFYAHSDNRNSSEPILKDFATSKTKILIGGPTNGLTQETEQKLKEAKIDMYHNLKSAEKINNRTLIIDPLASQRITNGRGNWLADAFDLTLNDLKNNKKGFFMMIEASQTDGGGHSNNIEQLVTELLDFDHVVGKAMKFADENKETLVVVVGDHETGGLTLLDGSLKDGWVFGNFSTNDHTSIPSSVFAYGPNSKEFTGLFENTEIFNKIMAAYGIEK